The following proteins are co-located in the Patescibacteria group bacterium genome:
- a CDS encoding ATP-binding protein — protein sequence MNNKLIKRRLFQELKEHLNKKEISFIIGPRQVGKTTLMRALQEEMENKGKKNVFLSFDFEEDAKFFNSQNFFIKKLELELGKNKSYVFIDEIQRKKDAGIFLKGIYDLNLPYKFIISGSGSVELKEKVHESLTGRKRFFKMNPVSFNEFVNFRTDYQYENRLFDYYSLEKNRTLAFLEEYLNFGGYPRVVLEKGTEEKLRIVAEIYHSYIEKDVSRLLKVEKIDAFTSLVKVLAGQIGSLTNHSEIANTLNISQATVKNYLWYLEKTFIIKKLTPYFKNIRKEITKSPVFYFYDLGLRNYALNLFGNLNRLDEMGFVFENFVFNQLKEKYSLSNASFHFWRTQEKAEVDFVISLGQKIIPIEAKYKSFKKPVIERSLRSFINKYQPKKALIITKDFKSQLKIAETKVEFIPFWEMMIDDKFELLIKG from the coding sequence ATGAACAACAAACTAATAAAAAGAAGGCTTTTTCAGGAGCTAAAGGAACATCTAAATAAAAAGGAAATTTCCTTTATTATCGGCCCTAGACAGGTTGGCAAGACAACTCTAATGAGAGCTCTTCAAGAAGAAATGGAAAATAAGGGCAAGAAAAATGTTTTTTTAAGTTTTGATTTTGAAGAGGATGCAAAATTTTTCAATTCTCAAAATTTTTTTATAAAAAAATTGGAATTAGAATTAGGCAAAAACAAAAGTTATGTTTTTATTGATGAGATTCAAAGAAAAAAAGACGCCGGTATTTTCTTAAAAGGAATTTATGATTTAAATTTGCCTTATAAATTTATTATCTCTGGTTCGGGTAGTGTTGAGCTAAAAGAAAAAGTTCATGAATCATTGACCGGCCGAAAGCGATTTTTCAAAATGAATCCGGTTTCTTTTAACGAGTTTGTTAATTTTAGAACTGATTATCAGTATGAAAATCGTTTGTTTGATTATTATTCATTGGAAAAAAACAGGACCCTGGCCTTTTTAGAAGAATATTTAAATTTTGGCGGTTATCCTCGCGTTGTCTTAGAAAAAGGCACAGAAGAGAAACTAAGAATTGTGGCTGAAATTTATCATAGTTATATAGAAAAGGATGTATCGCGTTTATTAAAAGTGGAGAAAATTGACGCTTTTACTTCTTTGGTTAAAGTTTTAGCTGGCCAAATCGGCAGTTTGACCAATCATTCGGAAATTGCCAATACTTTAAATATTTCTCAAGCCACAGTTAAAAATTATCTTTGGTATTTAGAAAAAACTTTTATCATTAAAAAGCTCACTCCATATTTTAAAAATATTCGCAAGGAAATCACTAAGTCCCCGGTATTTTATTTTTATGACCTGGGTTTAAGAAATTATGCTCTTAATTTATTTGGCAATCTAAACCGTTTGGATGAGATGGGTTTTGTTTTTGAAAATTTTGTTTTTAACCAGCTAAAAGAAAAATATAGTTTATCCAATGCCTCATTTCATTTCTGGCGAACCCAAGAAAAAGCTGAAGTTGATTTTGTTATTAGCTTGGGCCAAAAAATTATCCCGATTGAAGCTAAATATAAAAGTTTTAAAAAGCCAGTTATAGAAAGATCATTAAGAAGTTTTATCAATAAATATCAGCCAAAAAAGGCCTTAATAATAACTAAAGATTTTAAGTCCCAATTAAAGATAGCTGAAACAAAAGTTGAATTTATTCCTTTTTGGGAGATGATGATAGACGATAAGTTTGAGTTGTTGATAAAGGGATGA